A window of the Cucurbita pepo subsp. pepo cultivar mu-cu-16 chromosome LG01, ASM280686v2, whole genome shotgun sequence genome harbors these coding sequences:
- the LOC111805286 gene encoding CDP-diacylglycerol--serine O-phosphatidyltransferase 1-like isoform X2: MELIGPRRVNKKNHLIRANGDSLLSNVDDLDPWTSWAYKPRTVSLLLVGACFLITMVFDIYSFGLDSNTLDRKNKGRALETLFPSACWASGALDPECTASSDLVTSVKRGVWAMIAVFLAYCLLQAPSTILIRPHPAVWRLVHGLAVIYLVALTFLLFQKRDDAREFMKFLHPDLGLELPERSYGTDCRIFVPENPTSRFKNVYATLFDEFVPAHIIGWWGKAILIRNQPLLWVLSIGFELMELTFRHMLPNFNECWWDSIILDILICNWFGIWAGMRTVRYFDGKTYKWVGLSRQPNIIGKVKRTLGQFTPAQWDKDEWHPLLGPWRFIQVLALCIVFLTVELNTFFLKYCLWVPPRNPVIVYRLVLWWLIAIPTIREYNVYLQDRKPVKKIGAFCWLSLAICVVELLICIKFGHGLYPKPMPSWLVQFWISVGVCLVLFLLVWSWQLHQLVASKKWK; this comes from the exons ATGGAACTTATTGGTCCAAGGAGAGTGAATAAAAAGAATCACCTAATTCGAGCAAATGGTGATTCTCTTTTATCAAATGTTGATGATCTTGATCCGTGGACTTCATGGGCCTATAAACCACGCACGGTTTCTTTGTTACTTGTTGGCGCCTGCTTTCTTAT CACCATGGTCTTCGACATTTATAGTTTTGGGTTGGATTCTAACACATTGGATAGGAAGAATAAAGGGAGGGCATTAGAGACTCTATTTCCTAGTGCATG CTGGGCCAGTGGAGCTCTAGATCCTGAATGCACTGCATCAAGTGATCTTGTTACATCTGTTAAAAG GGGTGTGTGGGCAATGATCGCTGTATTCCTCGCATATTGCTTGCTTCAAGCTCCTTCTAC GATTCTTATTAGACCCCATCCAGCTGTATGGCGCCTAGTACATGGCTTGGCTGTCATTTATCTTGTAGCACTcacatttttactttttcag AAGCGTGACGATGCTCGAGAGTTCATGAAATTTCTTCATCCTGATCTAGGCCTTG AGCTTCCTGAGAGATCATATGGGACTGATTGTCGTATATTTGTTCCTGAAAACCCCACAAGCAGGTTTAAAAATGTCTAT GCAACattgtttgatgaatttgttCCTGCTCACATAATTGGATGGTGGGGTAAGGCTATTTTGATCCGTAATCAACCCCTTCTATGGGTACTATCAATTGGGTTCGAGTTAATGGAG CTTACCTTCCGCCATATGCTACCAAATTTCAACGAATGTTGGTGGGACAGTATTATTCTTGACATTTTAATTTGCAATTGGTTTG GAATATGGGCAGGAATGCGTACGGTCCGATACTTCGATGGGAAAACATACAAATGGGTTGGTCTAAGTCGTCAGCCTAATATTATTGGAAAA GTGAAACGGACCTTGGGACAGTTCACTCCAGCACAATGGGATAAAGATGAATGGCATCCCTTACTCGGTCCATGGCGTTTCATTCAAGTTCTTGCTCTTTGCATCGTCTTCCTGACGGTGGAGCTTAACACATTCTTTTTGAAGTACTGTCTCTGGGTTCCTCCTAGAAACCCTGTAATAGTATACAGGTTGGTTCTATGGTGGTTAATCGCCATACCGACCATTCGTGAGTACAACGTTTACCTTCAAGACAG GAAACCGGTGAAAAAAATTGGAGCATTTTGTTGGCTCTCTCTGGCCATTTGCGTGGTTGAGCTTCTAATTTGCATCAAGTTTGGGCATG GTTTATATCCCAAACCAATGCCATCTTGGTTGGTGCAGTTCTGGATATCTGTTGGAGTTTGCCTTGTATTATTCCTGCTTGTTTGGAGCTGGCAACTTCACCAATTAGTTGCAAGCAAAAAGTGGAAATAA
- the LOC111805286 gene encoding CDP-diacylglycerol--serine O-phosphatidyltransferase 1-like isoform X1, which translates to MELIGPRRVNKKNHLIRANGDSLLSNVDDLDPWTSWAYKPRTVSLLLVGACFLITMVFDIYSFGLDSNTLDRKNKGRALETLFPSACWASGALDPECTASSDLVTSVKRGVWAMIAVFLAYCLLQAPSTILIRPHPAVWRLVHGLAVIYLVALTFLLFQKRDDAREFMKFLHPDLGLELPERSYGTDCRIFVPENPTSRFKNVYATLFDEFVPAHIIGWWGKAILIRNQPLLWVLSIGFELMELTFRHMLPNFNECWWDSIILDILICNWFGIWAGMRTVRYFDGKTYKWVGLSRQPNIIGKSYIQVKRTLGQFTPAQWDKDEWHPLLGPWRFIQVLALCIVFLTVELNTFFLKYCLWVPPRNPVIVYRLVLWWLIAIPTIREYNVYLQDRKPVKKIGAFCWLSLAICVVELLICIKFGHGLYPKPMPSWLVQFWISVGVCLVLFLLVWSWQLHQLVASKKWK; encoded by the exons ATGGAACTTATTGGTCCAAGGAGAGTGAATAAAAAGAATCACCTAATTCGAGCAAATGGTGATTCTCTTTTATCAAATGTTGATGATCTTGATCCGTGGACTTCATGGGCCTATAAACCACGCACGGTTTCTTTGTTACTTGTTGGCGCCTGCTTTCTTAT CACCATGGTCTTCGACATTTATAGTTTTGGGTTGGATTCTAACACATTGGATAGGAAGAATAAAGGGAGGGCATTAGAGACTCTATTTCCTAGTGCATG CTGGGCCAGTGGAGCTCTAGATCCTGAATGCACTGCATCAAGTGATCTTGTTACATCTGTTAAAAG GGGTGTGTGGGCAATGATCGCTGTATTCCTCGCATATTGCTTGCTTCAAGCTCCTTCTAC GATTCTTATTAGACCCCATCCAGCTGTATGGCGCCTAGTACATGGCTTGGCTGTCATTTATCTTGTAGCACTcacatttttactttttcag AAGCGTGACGATGCTCGAGAGTTCATGAAATTTCTTCATCCTGATCTAGGCCTTG AGCTTCCTGAGAGATCATATGGGACTGATTGTCGTATATTTGTTCCTGAAAACCCCACAAGCAGGTTTAAAAATGTCTAT GCAACattgtttgatgaatttgttCCTGCTCACATAATTGGATGGTGGGGTAAGGCTATTTTGATCCGTAATCAACCCCTTCTATGGGTACTATCAATTGGGTTCGAGTTAATGGAG CTTACCTTCCGCCATATGCTACCAAATTTCAACGAATGTTGGTGGGACAGTATTATTCTTGACATTTTAATTTGCAATTGGTTTG GAATATGGGCAGGAATGCGTACGGTCCGATACTTCGATGGGAAAACATACAAATGGGTTGGTCTAAGTCGTCAGCCTAATATTATTGGAAAA TCTTATATCCAGGTGAAACGGACCTTGGGACAGTTCACTCCAGCACAATGGGATAAAGATGAATGGCATCCCTTACTCGGTCCATGGCGTTTCATTCAAGTTCTTGCTCTTTGCATCGTCTTCCTGACGGTGGAGCTTAACACATTCTTTTTGAAGTACTGTCTCTGGGTTCCTCCTAGAAACCCTGTAATAGTATACAGGTTGGTTCTATGGTGGTTAATCGCCATACCGACCATTCGTGAGTACAACGTTTACCTTCAAGACAG GAAACCGGTGAAAAAAATTGGAGCATTTTGTTGGCTCTCTCTGGCCATTTGCGTGGTTGAGCTTCTAATTTGCATCAAGTTTGGGCATG GTTTATATCCCAAACCAATGCCATCTTGGTTGGTGCAGTTCTGGATATCTGTTGGAGTTTGCCTTGTATTATTCCTGCTTGTTTGGAGCTGGCAACTTCACCAATTAGTTGCAAGCAAAAAGTGGAAATAA
- the LOC111805286 gene encoding CDP-diacylglycerol--serine O-phosphatidyltransferase 1-like isoform X4 yields the protein MELIGPRRVNKKNHLIRANGDSLLSNVDDLDPWTSWAYKPRTVSLLLVGACFLIWASGALDPECTASSDLVTSVKRGVWAMIAVFLAYCLLQAPSTILIRPHPAVWRLVHGLAVIYLVALTFLLFQKRDDAREFMKFLHPDLGLELPERSYGTDCRIFVPENPTSRFKNVYATLFDEFVPAHIIGWWGKAILIRNQPLLWVLSIGFELMELTFRHMLPNFNECWWDSIILDILICNWFGIWAGMRTVRYFDGKTYKWVGLSRQPNIIGKVKRTLGQFTPAQWDKDEWHPLLGPWRFIQVLALCIVFLTVELNTFFLKYCLWVPPRNPVIVYRLVLWWLIAIPTIREYNVYLQDRKPVKKIGAFCWLSLAICVVELLICIKFGHGLYPKPMPSWLVQFWISVGVCLVLFLLVWSWQLHQLVASKKWK from the exons ATGGAACTTATTGGTCCAAGGAGAGTGAATAAAAAGAATCACCTAATTCGAGCAAATGGTGATTCTCTTTTATCAAATGTTGATGATCTTGATCCGTGGACTTCATGGGCCTATAAACCACGCACGGTTTCTTTGTTACTTGTTGGCGCCTGCTTTCTTAT CTGGGCCAGTGGAGCTCTAGATCCTGAATGCACTGCATCAAGTGATCTTGTTACATCTGTTAAAAG GGGTGTGTGGGCAATGATCGCTGTATTCCTCGCATATTGCTTGCTTCAAGCTCCTTCTAC GATTCTTATTAGACCCCATCCAGCTGTATGGCGCCTAGTACATGGCTTGGCTGTCATTTATCTTGTAGCACTcacatttttactttttcag AAGCGTGACGATGCTCGAGAGTTCATGAAATTTCTTCATCCTGATCTAGGCCTTG AGCTTCCTGAGAGATCATATGGGACTGATTGTCGTATATTTGTTCCTGAAAACCCCACAAGCAGGTTTAAAAATGTCTAT GCAACattgtttgatgaatttgttCCTGCTCACATAATTGGATGGTGGGGTAAGGCTATTTTGATCCGTAATCAACCCCTTCTATGGGTACTATCAATTGGGTTCGAGTTAATGGAG CTTACCTTCCGCCATATGCTACCAAATTTCAACGAATGTTGGTGGGACAGTATTATTCTTGACATTTTAATTTGCAATTGGTTTG GAATATGGGCAGGAATGCGTACGGTCCGATACTTCGATGGGAAAACATACAAATGGGTTGGTCTAAGTCGTCAGCCTAATATTATTGGAAAA GTGAAACGGACCTTGGGACAGTTCACTCCAGCACAATGGGATAAAGATGAATGGCATCCCTTACTCGGTCCATGGCGTTTCATTCAAGTTCTTGCTCTTTGCATCGTCTTCCTGACGGTGGAGCTTAACACATTCTTTTTGAAGTACTGTCTCTGGGTTCCTCCTAGAAACCCTGTAATAGTATACAGGTTGGTTCTATGGTGGTTAATCGCCATACCGACCATTCGTGAGTACAACGTTTACCTTCAAGACAG GAAACCGGTGAAAAAAATTGGAGCATTTTGTTGGCTCTCTCTGGCCATTTGCGTGGTTGAGCTTCTAATTTGCATCAAGTTTGGGCATG GTTTATATCCCAAACCAATGCCATCTTGGTTGGTGCAGTTCTGGATATCTGTTGGAGTTTGCCTTGTATTATTCCTGCTTGTTTGGAGCTGGCAACTTCACCAATTAGTTGCAAGCAAAAAGTGGAAATAA
- the LOC111805286 gene encoding CDP-diacylglycerol--serine O-phosphatidyltransferase 1-like isoform X3: protein MELIGPRRVNKKNHLIRANGDSLLSNVDDLDPWTSWAYKPRTVSLLLVGACFLIWASGALDPECTASSDLVTSVKRGVWAMIAVFLAYCLLQAPSTILIRPHPAVWRLVHGLAVIYLVALTFLLFQKRDDAREFMKFLHPDLGLELPERSYGTDCRIFVPENPTSRFKNVYATLFDEFVPAHIIGWWGKAILIRNQPLLWVLSIGFELMELTFRHMLPNFNECWWDSIILDILICNWFGIWAGMRTVRYFDGKTYKWVGLSRQPNIIGKSYIQVKRTLGQFTPAQWDKDEWHPLLGPWRFIQVLALCIVFLTVELNTFFLKYCLWVPPRNPVIVYRLVLWWLIAIPTIREYNVYLQDRKPVKKIGAFCWLSLAICVVELLICIKFGHGLYPKPMPSWLVQFWISVGVCLVLFLLVWSWQLHQLVASKKWK from the exons ATGGAACTTATTGGTCCAAGGAGAGTGAATAAAAAGAATCACCTAATTCGAGCAAATGGTGATTCTCTTTTATCAAATGTTGATGATCTTGATCCGTGGACTTCATGGGCCTATAAACCACGCACGGTTTCTTTGTTACTTGTTGGCGCCTGCTTTCTTAT CTGGGCCAGTGGAGCTCTAGATCCTGAATGCACTGCATCAAGTGATCTTGTTACATCTGTTAAAAG GGGTGTGTGGGCAATGATCGCTGTATTCCTCGCATATTGCTTGCTTCAAGCTCCTTCTAC GATTCTTATTAGACCCCATCCAGCTGTATGGCGCCTAGTACATGGCTTGGCTGTCATTTATCTTGTAGCACTcacatttttactttttcag AAGCGTGACGATGCTCGAGAGTTCATGAAATTTCTTCATCCTGATCTAGGCCTTG AGCTTCCTGAGAGATCATATGGGACTGATTGTCGTATATTTGTTCCTGAAAACCCCACAAGCAGGTTTAAAAATGTCTAT GCAACattgtttgatgaatttgttCCTGCTCACATAATTGGATGGTGGGGTAAGGCTATTTTGATCCGTAATCAACCCCTTCTATGGGTACTATCAATTGGGTTCGAGTTAATGGAG CTTACCTTCCGCCATATGCTACCAAATTTCAACGAATGTTGGTGGGACAGTATTATTCTTGACATTTTAATTTGCAATTGGTTTG GAATATGGGCAGGAATGCGTACGGTCCGATACTTCGATGGGAAAACATACAAATGGGTTGGTCTAAGTCGTCAGCCTAATATTATTGGAAAA TCTTATATCCAGGTGAAACGGACCTTGGGACAGTTCACTCCAGCACAATGGGATAAAGATGAATGGCATCCCTTACTCGGTCCATGGCGTTTCATTCAAGTTCTTGCTCTTTGCATCGTCTTCCTGACGGTGGAGCTTAACACATTCTTTTTGAAGTACTGTCTCTGGGTTCCTCCTAGAAACCCTGTAATAGTATACAGGTTGGTTCTATGGTGGTTAATCGCCATACCGACCATTCGTGAGTACAACGTTTACCTTCAAGACAG GAAACCGGTGAAAAAAATTGGAGCATTTTGTTGGCTCTCTCTGGCCATTTGCGTGGTTGAGCTTCTAATTTGCATCAAGTTTGGGCATG GTTTATATCCCAAACCAATGCCATCTTGGTTGGTGCAGTTCTGGATATCTGTTGGAGTTTGCCTTGTATTATTCCTGCTTGTTTGGAGCTGGCAACTTCACCAATTAGTTGCAAGCAAAAAGTGGAAATAA